A single window of Plasmodium reichenowi strain SY57 chromosome 12, whole genome shotgun sequence DNA harbors:
- a CDS encoding hypothetical protein (conserved Plasmodium protein, unknown function), with the protein MNIKTNDEQTEYSEILISIKSRDSIHKYVEECLHKLKTGNVKIIGRQYAIMKAFSILEALKEKNEHFDYIIEYNNLTATTPDRRKILEIHIYLKKK; encoded by the exons atgaatataaaaacaaatgaCGAACAAACCGAATATTcagaaatattaattagTATTAAATCAAGAGATAGCATACACAAATATGTAGAAGAATGTTTacataaattaaaaaca gGTAATGTAAAAATTATAGGACGTCAATATGCAATTATGAAGGCTTTTAGCATACTTGAAGCACTgaaggaaaaaaatgaacactttgattatattatagaatataataatttaaca gCAACGACACCTGATAGAAGAAAAATCTTAgaaattcatatatatctaaagaaaaaataa
- a CDS encoding high mobility group protein B1, putative, with product MKNTGKEVRKRRKNKKDPHAPKRSLSAYMFFAKEKRAEIISKQPELSKDVATVGKMIGEAWNKLGEKEKAPFEKKAQEDKLRYEKEKAEYANMKMKA from the coding sequence ATGAAGAATACAGGAAAAGAAGTTCgtaaaagaagaaaaaacaaaaaagaCCCACATGCCCCCAAGAGATCCTTATCAGCCTATATGTTTTTTGCAAAGGAGAAAAGAGCAGAAATTATAAGTAAACAACCAGAGTTAAGTAAAGATGTAGCAACAGTAGGAAAGATGATCGGAGAAGCATGGAATAAACTAGgagaaaaagaaaaggccccttttgaaaaaaaagcaCAAGAAGATAAATTAAGATACGAAAAAGAAAAAGCAGAATATGCaaatatgaaaatgaaaGCTTAA
- a CDS encoding origin recognition complex subunit 1, putative: MTPKKKIFQNFQGNDNEILSPTKKGIKLNVSKLNILNFESTIITKEETNYEYNASLNKEIDQVLNNKIINTHNNKKNNLHLYDYNNIKNSTHEFYIDLNEQNKQSIKYNDNKFTPINKKEKYNLDETSSSSISSSLTNSVDENKKKKIKKNNSTIINILKKNNNNNNSNIHHNKKHNIYNKYNISKKTQNKDIHTLPSNQQIEKKNNNNTYNTYQDKMKKNISRKNTHNIKYNQNKDIQTKRTSDQSQDQNNHFERRILRSYTRNNDHVKNNLKNNIKNNNTLKRSSQSLRIDSDLDLSSAHQNKRIKYDEKNVIHRNNNNNNNNNNNNKTPSNNHNNKTASNNHNNKTPSNNHNNKTASNNHNNKTASNNHHNNHHNNKTASNNHNKNYKKQTDSKHTNNTQNNKYNKTKTTNTFKHPSKDHTDVNTTIYKSRYINTYTMDEVQKSIKSNTIKLVKENSCEYQDGIIYETIQINDEEYSIGEDVLIFYTPNNNNNNNNNNSYNEKRDDNKNQNNNIKENIYLLKKGKISSFYKSTNSKVIQVEICFYYDESDEQRIRELEKKQTSRRCKEDFNMYLHDDTKYYNLLGNINFTILDANYIYKKIYVYNEIETFEEDTHARKGKNKFLCTHYIKDKEDRLCFIPNQNHWDNLVLGSSDLYYYFANEKKLNKNKSLKLIIEKLKINDKINDTQEGNHKKKNNKKEYINKAQTTTNVNANTHTKTLSHHNKSKTTKNKESSSTSFLQDVKKKSDPQNNDFQSSLKEDQENYYINLLKNIKDPTDKAIRMMQLDVVPKYLPCREKEIKEVHGFLESGIKQSGSNQILYISGMPGTGKTATVYSVIQLLQNKSRKKLLPTFNVYEINGMNVVHPNAAYQVFYKQLFNKKPPNALNSFKIIDRLFNRSQKDNRDVSILIIDEIDYLITKTQKVLFTLFDWPTKINSKLILIAISNTMDLPDRLIPRCRSRLAFGRLVFSPYKGDEIEKIIKERLENCKEIIDHTAIQLCARKVANVSGDIRKALQICRKAFENKRGHKIVPRDITEATNQLFDSPLTSAINYLPWAFKIFLTCLIIELRIINEFVIPYKKVVNRYKILIETSGKYIGMCSDNELFKIMLDKLVKMGILLIRPYIPLENTSKNKSKEALLGFNESSKKTNNQKITRAQVSPDIDKESGDMGIELNIETQLIITALMKDPDCSKKLNFY; this comes from the coding sequence atgactcctaagaaaaaaatatttcagAATTTTCAAGGTAACgataatgaaatattaagTCCAACAAAAAAGGggataaaattaaatgttagtaaattaaatattttaaattttgaaagcacaataataacaaaagaAGAAACTAATTATGAATACAACGCatcattaaataaagaaatagaTCAGGTGttaaataacaaaataataaatacacataataataaaaaaaataatttacatttatatgattataataatataaaaaatagtaCACACGAATTTTATATTGATTTAAACGAACAAAATAAGCAAAGCATTAAGTATAATGATAACAAGTTTACTcctataaataaaaaagaaaaatataatctTGATGAAACCTCTTCTTCATctatatcatcatcattaaCAAATTCTGTGGatgaaaacaaaaaaaaaaaaattaaaaagaataatagtactattataaatatattaaaaaaaaataataataacaacaattCTAATATACATCATAATAAGAAACAtaacatttataataaatataacatatcGAAAAAAACACAAAACAAAGATATACATACCCTTCCCTCCAATCAacaaatagaaaaaaaaaataataataatacatataatacatatcaagataaaatgaaaaaaaatatatcaagaaaaaatacacataatataaagtataatcaaaataaagatatacaAACCAAAAGGACAAGTGATCAAAGTCAAGATCAAAATAATCATTTCGAAAGAAGAATTTTAAGAAGTTATACCAGAAACAATGATCATGTGAAAaacaatttaaaaaataatattaagaataataatacacTTAAAAGATCTAGCCAGTCTCTTAGAATTGATTCTGACTTGGACTTGTCAAGTGCTCATCAAAATAAACGAATTAAgtatgatgaaaaaaatgtaatacataggaataataataataataataataataataataataataaaacaccgagcaataatcataataataaaacagcgagcaataatcataataataaaacaccgagcaataatcataataataaaacagcgagcaataatcataataacAAAACAGCTAGCAataatcatcataataatcaccataataataaaacagcgagcaataatcataataaaaattacaaaaaacAAACTGACAGTAAACATACAAATAACActcaaaataataaatacaataaaacaaaaacaacAAACACTTTTAAGCATCCCTCAAAAGATCATACAGATGTAAACACAACAATTTATAAAAGCAGATATATCAACACATATACAATGGATGAAGTACAAAAATCCATAAAAAGCAATACAATAAAACTTGTTAAAGAAAATTCTTGTGAATATCAAGACggtattatatatgaaacCATTCAAATTAATGATGAGGAATATAGCATAGGAGAAGATGTACTAATTTTCTATACAcctaataataataataataataataataataattcatataatgaaaaaagagATGATAACAAgaatcaaaataataatataaaagaaaatatatatctactaaaaaaagggaaaatTTCAAGCTTTTATAAAAGTACAAACAGTAAAGTTATCCAAGTAgaaatatgtttttattatgacGAAAGCGATGAACAACGTATAAGAGAActtgaaaaaaaacaaacatCTAGGAGATGTAAAGAAGATTTCAATATGTATCTTCATGATGATAcgaaatattataatctcctaggaaatattaatttcaCAATATTAGATGctaattatatttataaaaaaatttatgtCTATAATGAAATAGAAACCTTTGAAGAAGATACACATGcaagaaaaggaaaaaataaatttctatgtacacattatataaaagataaagaaGATCGATTATGTTTTATACCAAATCAAAATCACTGGGATAATTTAGTTTTAGGTTCTAGtgatttatattattattttgctaatgaaaaaaagttaaataaaaataaatcttTAAAACTAATTATAGAAAAGTTAAAGATAAATGATAAGATAAACGACACACAAGAAGGAAatcacaaaaaaaaaaataataaaaaggaatatataaataaagcTCAAACAACCACAAATGTAAATGCAAATACACATACCAAAACATTAAGTCATCATAATAAATCCAAAACAAccaaaaataaagaaagtAGTTCCACTTCTTTTTTACAAgatgttaaaaaaaaatctgATCCTCAGAACAACGATTTCCAATCATCTCTAAAAGAAGATcaagaaaattattatattaatttattaaaaaatataaaagatcCAACAGATAAAGCTATACGTATGATGCAATTAGATGTCGTACCTAAGTATCTACCATGTagagaaaaagaaattaaagAAGTACATGGGTTCTTAGAATCAGGAATTAAACAATCTGGAAGTAAtcaaattttatatattagtGGAATGCCAGGAACCGGGAAAACCGCAACTGTTTATAGTGTAATACaattattacaaaataaaagtagaaaaaaattattaccAACATTTAATGTATATGAAATTAATGGTATGAATGTTGTTCATCCGAATGCAGCTTATCAAGTTTTCTATAAACAACTTTTCAATAAAAAGCCACCAAATGCTCTAAATTCCTTTAAAATAATTGATAGACTATTTAATAGATCCCAAAAAGATAACAGAGATGTATCCATTTTAATAATAGATGAAATAGATTATTTAATAACGAAAACACAAAAAGTACTCTTTACCTTATTTGATTGGCCTACGAAAATTAATAGTAAATTAATTCTTATCGCTATATCAAATACCATGGATTTACCAGATAGACTTATACCTAGATGTAGATCAAGGTTAGCTTTTGGTCGATTAGTTTTTAGTCCATATAAAGGAGATGAAATcgaaaaaattattaaagaAAGATTAGAAAACTGTAAAGAAATCATAGATCATACAGCTATTCAATTATGTGCAAGAAAAGTTGCAAATGTATCAGGAGATATCCGAAAAGCACTACAAATTTGCCGTAAAGCTTTCGAAAATAAAAGAGGACATAAAATCGTACCCAGAGATATAACAGAAGCAACTAATCAATTATTTGATTCTCCTTTAACAAGCGCAATCAATTATTTACCTTGGGCATTTAAAATCTTTCTTACATGTCTTATAATCGAattaagaataataaatgaatttGTTATAccatataaaaaagtagtaaatagatataaaatacTTATCGAAACAAGTGGGAAATATATAGGAATGTGTAGCGATAATGAACtatttaaaattatgttAGATAAGTTAGTGAAAATGGGAATACTCCTTATCAGACCATATATACCATTAGAAAATACatctaaaaataaatctAAAGAAGCATTATTAGGTTTTAATGAATCCTccaaaaaaacaaataacCAAAAAATTACTAGGGCACAGGTAAGTCCAGATATTGATAAGGAATCTGGGGACATGGGCATAGAACTCAACATCGAAACGCAATTAATTATAACAGCCTTAATGAAGGACCCGGACTGTTCAAAGAAATTAAACTTTTACTAG
- a CDS encoding hypothetical protein (conserved Plasmodium protein, unknown function) yields MEKKKKKTKSDEVQKKLENAILLSKSYRTCDDYRNVCDKSRNVNDKINRKNYSLFIRKEIFDHAIIYTTNKIDESNLLIYLKHFYEHFKKENVNKNISRKYLSDEIYITLNDWIRYNELIKNQENSLHANIFTINICKSLWILLSITVQSVRKKNNLKKQKTIFNTPFEDLHIHKYNHNHKKKKNENDNEMDKTDTYLREKKNKKEYMKEKKNSPQNNYEHNIKGNDDIKRNDDIKGNDDIKRNDNIKGNYDIKRYDDIKRNDDIKRYDDIKRNDNVNNIDNNQFHVWGDDWLNEEICIELVIFFIILQFLKNDNTKKMYDKSLSEDHWPNIKESKPGAFYVNSVDNIKKMDNIKKMDNTKKMDNTKKMDNTNKLDSINRLDNIHCGNKNNLNCSFINKGNVCDLFVLNGNNYKEFLRRYLICFFCCTDLNNCVSLVNMPLYFKRYHFLLLDFIIETNNEKNVHEMYLLYNDHKILYKSKHILDWLLENICCNDLIDSIHENDIKRNVNEKLGGREACSLYYVDVEEKDRKRINTICSVEEINNDIYEIKNIYGQNIYMNDDKNIVNIINCKECNIFFFCSIEYLKINFCKDCYIICLSVEMITTLFNCINIDIHLVTRNLKVENVIDTNIYVYTETNIIIFGDTRNIQLAPYNILNTKQKECLDKSKIIFTEKNCDLFAFPLKCKMHLLNNSFNNLINTMKTPTYFSVLPMGVDKNKVNIKKEDITLQNDDHNDNNDDDNNNDDHNDDHDDDNINNNDNINNNDNMNNNDNINNFHHHYNNSNIMKEKEKRQNTQNDNNQNKCISFNSNSDVKENDILRDHKKNEPLYLGNKCMENTNNLSCSYTDYVYYLLNPSNFFLIEFPNNFTSNTKNDRKDDTEYNMDNIYNKLSIPINNVNNMQDNINKYISKEEKSIYGCSFQNICLQPHMSNYINNTVQDNSKYNLDNKYVCLYLPEVYKNAIETQDEHIINFLNFMNSINLTKIQKQKIMKILMFKLYEYIKKSKKTYRMLNNLVQREHEGSML; encoded by the coding sequence ATGgagaaaaagaagaagaaaacCAAAAGCGATGAAGTACAGAAAAAACTTGAAAATGCCATATTGCTTAGTAAGAGCTACAGAACATGTGATGATTATAGAAATGTGTGTGATAAGAGTAGAAATgttaatgataaaataaatagaaaGAATTATAGTTTATTTAttagaaaagaaatatttgATCATGcgataatatatacaacaAACAAAATAGATGAAagtaatttattaatatatttaaaacatttttatgaacattttaagaaagaaaatgtaaataaaaatataagtagaaaatatttaagtgatgaaatatatataacattaaaTGATTGGATTAGATATAACgaattaattaaaaatcAAGAAAATAGTTTACATGctaatatatttactataaatatatgtaaatcTTTATGGATATTATTAAGTATAACTGTACAGAGTGTgcgaaaaaaaaataatttgaaaaaacaaaaaacCATATTTAATACTCCTTTCGAAGatttacatatacataaatataatcataatcataagaaaaaaaaaaatgaaaatgataatgaaaTGGATAAAACGGACACATATCTTAgggagaaaaaaaataaaaaggaatatatgaaagaaaaaaaaaatagtcctcaaaataattatgaacaTAACATCAAAGGAAATGATGacataaaaagaaatgacGACATCAAAGGAAATGATGacataaaaagaaatgataACATCAAAGGAAATTATGACATCAAAAGATATGACGacataaaaagaaatgacGACATCAAAAGATATGACGacataaaaagaaatgataacgtgaataatattgataacAATCAGTTCCATGTTTGGGGTGACGATTGGTTAAATGAGGAGATTTGTATAGAGCTcgttatttttttcataattttacaatttttaaaaaatgataatacaaaaaagaTGTATGACAAAAGTTTGAGTGAGGACCATTGGCCTAATATAAAGGAAAGTAAACCTGGTGCATTTTATGTTAACAGTGTGGataatatcaaaaaaatggataatataaaaaaaatggataaTACCAAAAAAATGGATAATACCAAAAAAATGGATAATACGAACAAATTGGATAGTATAAACCGGTTGGATAATATCCACTGTGgtaataaaaacaatttaaattgctcttttattaataaaggTAACGTATGTgatttatttgtattaaaTGGTAATAACTACAAAGAGTTTTTAAGAAGatatttaatttgttttttttgttgtaCTGATTTGAATAATTGTGTAAGTTTGGTAAATATGCCTTTATATTTCAAACgttatcattttttacttttagattttattatagaaacaaataatgaaaagaatGTTCATGAGATGtacttattatataatgatcataaaatattgtaTAAAAGTAAGCACATTTTAGATTGGTTACTTGAGAATATTTGTTGTAATGATTTAATAGATTCTATACATGAgaatgatataaaaagaaatgttaatgaaaaattagGAGGAAGAGAAGCTTGctcattatattatgttgATGTTGAAGAAAAGGATAGAAAGAGAATAAATACTATTTGTAGTGttgaagaaataaataatgatatatatgaaattaaaaatatatatggacaaaatatttatatgaatgatgataaaaatattgtaaatataattaattgtaaagaatgtaatatattttttttttgtagtatagaatatttaaaaataaatttttgtaaagattgttatattatttgtttatcTGTAGAAATGATAACAACATTATTTAATTGTATTAATATAGATATACATTTAGTAACTAGAAATTTAAAAGTAGAAAATGTTATAgatacaaatatatatgtatatacagaaacaaatattatcatatttgGTGATACAAGAAATATACAACTAGCTccttataatatattaaacacaaaacaaaaagaatGTTTAGATAAATCTAAAATCATTTTTACTGAGAAAAATTGTGATTTATTTGCTTTTCCGTTAAAATGTAAAATgcatttattaaataattcttttaataatttaataaatacaatGAAAACACCTACTTATTTTTCTGTATTACCAATGGGTGTGGACAAAAATAAAgtgaatataaaaaaggagGATATAACATTACAAAATGATGATCAcaatgataataatgatgatgataataataatgatgatcACAATGATGATcatgatgatgataatattaataataatgataatattaataataatgataatatgaataataatgataatattaataatttccaccatcattataataatagtaatattatgaaggaaaaagaaaaacgTCAGAATACacaaaatgataataaccagaataaatgtatatcttttaataGTAACAGTGATGTAAAAGAGaatgatatattaagagatcataaaaaaaacgaACCATTATACCTGGGAAATAAATGTATggaaaatacaaataatttGTCTTGCTCTTATACAGATTATGTgtattatcttttaaatccttctaatttttttttaattgaGTTCCCCAACAATTTTACATCCAATACTAAGAACGATAGAAAAGATGATACAGAATATAACAtggataatatatataataagttGAGTATACcaataaataatgtaaacAATATGCaggataatattaataaatatatatctaaaGAAGAAAAGAGTATATATGGATGTAgttttcaaaatatatgtttacaACCTCATATGagtaattatataaataatactGTACAAGATAATTCGAAATATAATCtagataataaatatgtttgTCTATATTTACCAGAGGTATATAAAAACGCGATAGAAACACAAGATGAGCATATTATAaactttttaaattttatgaataGTATAAATCTTACAAAAAtacaaaaacaaaaaattatgaaaatattaatgttTAAGTTGTATGAGTATATCAAAAAGTCTAAGAAGACATATAGGATGTTAAATAATTTGGTACAGAGGGAGCACGAAGGAAGTATgttataa
- a CDS encoding hypothetical protein (conserved Plasmodium protein, unknown function) translates to MNNIDYIEDGPDLDELLKKISATYKECNKYDKYIEKDEEYIEDDDIEEEKINDKKKKNSSNNYYNKNEYTLNNNMNKYSYENNKNWNVIKNKKVETLKKIDDIKNIIINEKKRKNSSTHGHIKNKNDNILRHLNIKRKRIVQSSDESDEIEKGTSKKSIIKYSKKRKCTK, encoded by the exons ATGAACAATATTGATTATATAGAAGATGGTCCTGATCTCGATGAgttgttaaaaaaaataagtgCTACTTATAAGGAATGTAATAAGTATGATAAGTATATAGAAAAGGATGAAGAATACATAGAGGATGATGATATAGAagaggaaaaaataaatgataaaaaaaaaaaaaatagtagtaataattattacaataAGAATGAATATACccttaataataatatgaataaatatagttatgagaataataaaaattggAATGTTATAAAGAATAAGAAAGTTGAGACATTAAAGAAAATTGATGATATTAAGAATATCATAATtaacgaaaaaaaaagaaaaaacagTAGTACACATGGacacataaaaaataaaaatgataacatattaagacatttaaat aTTAAGAGAAAAAGAATAGTACAAAGCAGTGACGAATCAGATGAGATTGAAAAAGGTACATCCAAGAAGagtattataaaatattcaaaaaagAGGAAATGTACAAAGtaa
- a CDS encoding hypothetical protein (conserved Plasmodium protein, unknown function), with translation MESDEKNVRSVKKIKKSKLRKLNIKKDKTQKKKGLSKKKKKNDEKTKLDELYKLEIKNYKNGKKYNDDDDDDNNNISDDSDLLNNDYDDIKEISKQVNEQIKLYKHLLRIRILTQKVLTLSNQLPLLSFATFNNNITHKDRVQNNHNDSNLSILNNIQQNEEQVKEQITNLLIILHTFLKKYFIKRNIHINENKINDIDIICDEDDKEFFQNRRKLYFEHSTQSEQKLFSLIDTWFTYSKNMCLNFFDIIHKITKLSSIKSIKTYEQPISSQINQVMFELPSIIEKSYPQNISYNIIGKDLYDYLYNDKHFNLNKHIYDDEAYYKKFLLNAIQNLKDN, from the exons atggaatcagatgaaaaaaatgttagAAGCGttaaaaagataaagaaaagCAAACTGCGCAagttaaatataaaaaaggacAAAACTCAAAAGAAAAAGGGattatcaaaaaaaaaaaaaaaaaatgatgaaaaaacaaagttagatgaattatataaattagaaattaaaaattataaaaatggaaaaaaatataatgatgatgatgatgacgataataataacatttcGGATGATTCagatttattaaataatgattatgatgatataaaagaaatatcAAAACAAGTAAATGaacaaattaaattatataaacatttattAAGAATAAGAATATTAACTCAAAAAGTATTAACATTATCAAATCAATTACCTTTATTATCCTTTGCAACAttcaataataatattacacATAAGGATCGTGTAcaaaataatcataatgaCAGCAATTTATccatattaaataatatacaacAAAATGAAGAACAAGTAAAAGAACAGATAACCAACCTATTGATCATCTTACATacctttttaaaaaaatattttataaaaagaaatattcatattaacgaaaataaaataaatgatatagatataatatGTGATGAAGATGATAAAGAATTCTTTCAAAATagaagaaaattatattttgaacATTCAACACAAAGTGAACAAAAActattttcattaataGATACATGGTTTActtattcaaaaaatatgtgtctaaatttttttgatattattcataaaataacaaaattgAGTTCTATCAAAAGtataaaaacatatgaACAACCAATCTCATCACAAATTAATCAAGTTATGTTTGAATTACCATCAATAATAGAAAAATCATACCCTCAAAACATAagttataatattattggAAAGGACCTATATGATTATCTATATAATGACAAACATTTCAATCTGAACAAGCATATATACGACGACGAG GcttattataaaaaattcttGTTAAATGCTATCCAAAATTTAAAGGACAACCA
- a CDS encoding signal recognition particle subunit SRP14, putative, translating to MVLLSNDVFIQELNKLCGPVEGKKKTSIWITMKRVKRNDIKTLSSNKDAGDKKNTKKVNKNDNKGNKKYMCLIRATDGKNKKISTHVYDNVISFTQNINSIIKC from the exons atggtTTTATTAAGTAACGATGTATTTATTCAAGAActtaataaattatgtGGACCTGTAGAAggtaaaaagaaaacatcCATATGGATAACTATGAAAAGAG TTAAAAGAAACGATATAAAAACTTTGTCGAGCAACAAAGACGCAGGTGATAAAAAGAATACCaaaaaagtaaataaaaacGATAACAAAggaaataagaaatatatgtgCTTAATAAGAGCTACCGATGgtaaaaacaaaaaaatatccaCGCACGTTTATGATAATGTAATATCTTTTACTCAAAATATTAACAGcattataaaatgttaa